In Maylandia zebra isolate NMK-2024a linkage group LG12, Mzebra_GT3a, whole genome shotgun sequence, a single genomic region encodes these proteins:
- the LOC112435625 gene encoding uncharacterized protein LOC112435625, translating to MAKLDQYSQKIMSLLSSRGGAAKMRIRRIQNMLLEDDSVERRREVAIRGLVVYLREKEEDLFKEQDGGGDITNEVMKIVTRGATTSDPASARIILEGTEVLADLDVPRACALLMGLIYALNLSYPKELKNTFEKHF from the exons ATGGCAAAGCTGGACCAGTACTCTCAGAAAATAATGTCCTTGCTGTCCTCAAGAGGAGGGGCTGCAAAAATGCGCATTCGGCGCATCCAGAACATGCTGCTAGag GACGATTCTGTGGAGAGAAGGCGAGAGGTCGCTATCCGTGGCTTAGTGGTGTATCTCAGGGAAAAGGAGGAGGATCTCTTCAAAGAGCAG GATGGTGGCGGGGATATTACCAATGAAGTGATGAAGATTGTAACCAGAGGTGCCACAACGTCTGATCCAGCCAGCGCAAGGATCATACTTGAAGGAACAGAAGTCCTAGCAGACCTGGATGTACCCAGAGCCTGTGCCTTGCTAATGGGGCTGATATATGCACTCAACCTCAGCTACCCAAAAGAACTGAAAAACACTTTTGAAAAACACTTTTGA